A stretch of the Paenibacillus dendritiformis genome encodes the following:
- a CDS encoding DsbA family oxidoreductase — translation MKVEIWSDVACPFCYIGKHRFEEALSRFGHGDKVEVIYRSFQLDPNAEKHPTQDVYTAIAEKYGISREQSIAMHEDIVRQGKEAGIDYHFDSMIMTNTMDAHRLIHFAGQHGKRDKAAELLFKAYFTDGKNVSEKDTLLAVAAEAGLDREAAASVLESTQFTSEVEQEMREANQLGCRGVPFFVFNRKYAVGGAQQPEMFLEVLDKAWKEEHPLTVLTPEGGEGLCTDDSCGIGEK, via the coding sequence ATGAAAGTAGAGATTTGGTCGGACGTTGCATGTCCATTTTGTTATATCGGGAAGCACCGGTTCGAGGAAGCGTTGAGCCGATTCGGGCACGGGGATAAGGTGGAGGTTATTTACCGCAGCTTCCAGCTTGACCCGAATGCGGAGAAGCATCCGACGCAAGATGTGTATACGGCAATCGCCGAGAAGTATGGCATCAGCCGGGAGCAGTCGATCGCCATGCATGAAGATATTGTCCGTCAAGGCAAGGAAGCGGGGATCGATTATCACTTCGATTCGATGATCATGACGAACACGATGGATGCGCATCGCCTGATTCACTTCGCCGGACAGCATGGGAAGCGGGACAAGGCGGCGGAATTGCTGTTCAAGGCATACTTCACCGATGGGAAAAACGTCAGCGAGAAGGATACGCTGCTTGCCGTGGCCGCAGAGGCGGGACTGGATCGGGAAGCTGCCGCGTCGGTGCTGGAGAGTACGCAATTCACTTCCGAGGTCGAGCAGGAGATGCGCGAAGCCAATCAATTGGGCTGCCGCGGCGTGCCGTTCTTCGTCTTCAACCGGAAGTATGCGGTTGGCGGAGCCCAGCAGCCGGAGATGTTCCTCGAAGTATTGGATAAAGCCTGGAAGGAAGAGCATCCGCTGACGGTGTTGACCCCGGAAGGCGGGGAAGGGCTGTGCACGGACGATTCCTGCGGCATTGGGGAGAAATAA
- a CDS encoding winged helix-turn-helix transcriptional regulator, translated as MNKTNPAQCEIAVALDAIVGKWKPIILMQLITGGTKRFSELKRLNPDITQRMLTLQLRELEEQDLVQRVVYPVVPPKVEYSITEYGQSLVPILEAMHNWGRAHSERMNQKKAQQRAVETR; from the coding sequence ATGAACAAGACCAATCCAGCGCAGTGCGAAATTGCCGTCGCTTTGGATGCCATTGTCGGCAAATGGAAGCCGATTATTCTCATGCAGCTCATTACCGGAGGCACGAAGCGCTTCAGCGAGTTGAAGCGGCTGAATCCCGACATCACCCAGCGCATGCTGACGCTGCAGCTGCGCGAGCTGGAAGAACAGGATCTCGTGCAGCGCGTCGTCTACCCGGTCGTTCCGCCCAAGGTCGAGTACTCCATTACGGAATATGGCCAGAGCCTCGTGCCGATTCTAGAAGCAATGCATAACTGGGGCAGGGCCCATTCCGAACGGATGAATCAGAAAAAAGCGCAGCAGCGGGCCGTGGAGACCAGGTGA
- a CDS encoding 6-phosphogluconate dehydrogenase, giving the protein MHYRIMYPTRTKEVLVSTFLFSAAMLHVAMMTEQTVPVLFFLQMAALAVLIGSLCAEICVRMKKGTADIRANAESITIRGKSIAADQVEEIVVKGYRQAAVGIRLKGKTSIPGYCCFRFSGGENGGMNELARWAERHGIPVKQGYFKTWL; this is encoded by the coding sequence ATGCATTATCGAATCATGTATCCGACGAGGACGAAGGAAGTGCTTGTGTCAACCTTCCTGTTCAGTGCCGCGATGCTGCACGTGGCGATGATGACCGAACAGACCGTGCCTGTGCTGTTTTTCCTGCAAATGGCCGCCTTGGCGGTGCTCATTGGATCGCTGTGTGCGGAAATATGCGTGCGAATGAAGAAGGGAACGGCAGACATTCGGGCGAACGCAGAGTCCATCACGATTCGAGGGAAATCCATCGCCGCGGATCAAGTGGAAGAGATCGTGGTGAAGGGGTATCGTCAAGCCGCTGTAGGCATCCGGCTGAAGGGGAAGACCTCCATACCGGGCTATTGCTGCTTCCGGTTCTCGGGAGGGGAGAACGGCGGGATGAACGAACTGGCCCGTTGGGCCGAGCGGCATGGCATCCCGGTGAAGCAGGGCTATTTCAAGACCTGGCTATAA
- the map gene encoding type I methionyl aminopeptidase: MIILKSNEEIGIMREAGRIVAECHAKLAEAIKPGVTTTALDRLVEQHIRSRGAVPSFLGHHGFTASICVAKNDVICHGFPDGEPLEEGDIVTIDIGAHYRGYHGDSGWTYAVGTVSDDIRQLMDVCHKALFLGIEQAVPGNRVGDIGFAIQTLADRHGYGNVRDFTGHGIGQELWEEPAVPHFGRPGTGPRLKQGMVIAIEPMLTLGDYHAYVESDGWTARTADHSICVQYEHTVAITGNGPEILTKL; encoded by the coding sequence ATGATAATACTGAAATCGAACGAAGAGATCGGCATCATGAGAGAAGCCGGGCGCATTGTCGCTGAATGCCATGCCAAGCTGGCCGAGGCGATCAAGCCGGGCGTCACGACGACAGCGCTTGATCGGCTGGTGGAGCAGCATATCCGTTCACGCGGGGCCGTGCCGAGCTTTCTCGGCCATCACGGCTTCACCGCTTCAATCTGTGTGGCGAAGAACGATGTCATCTGCCATGGCTTCCCGGATGGCGAGCCGCTTGAGGAAGGCGATATCGTCACGATCGACATCGGCGCGCATTATCGCGGCTATCATGGCGATTCCGGCTGGACCTATGCCGTCGGCACCGTATCCGACGACATCCGGCAGTTGATGGACGTCTGCCATAAGGCCCTGTTCCTCGGCATCGAGCAAGCCGTCCCCGGCAATCGCGTCGGCGATATCGGGTTCGCGATTCAGACCCTGGCCGACCGCCATGGTTACGGCAATGTCAGAGACTTCACCGGACACGGAATCGGCCAGGAGCTATGGGAGGAGCCGGCCGTTCCCCATTTCGGACGGCCGGGTACGGGTCCGAGATTGAAGCAGGGCATGGTCATCGCCATCGAACCGATGCTGACCTTGGGCGACTATCACGCCTATGTCGAAAGTGACGGCTGGACCGCCCGGACCGCTGATCACTCGATCTGCGTCCAGTATGAGCACACCGTGGCGATTACCGGCAACGGTCCTGAAATATTGACGAAGCTGTAG
- a CDS encoding nitroreductase family protein, whose protein sequence is MSKEFLEAIKKRRSIYAISKESVLSDEQLERLIGEAVLHTPSAFNSQSARVVVLLKEQHDKLWDLTTETLRQVVPAENFGPTEEKMRSFRNGYGTVLYFEDQTVIEGLQEKFALYKDNFPVWSEQSSGMLQLVVWTALEAEGYGATLQHYNPLIDDAVRKEWNLPSTWKLIAQMPFGKPTAEPGEKQFQPLEERMKVFK, encoded by the coding sequence ATGAGTAAAGAGTTTCTCGAGGCTATCAAAAAAAGACGCAGCATCTATGCGATCAGCAAGGAGTCTGTGCTGAGCGACGAGCAGTTGGAGCGCTTGATTGGAGAGGCTGTATTGCATACGCCTTCAGCCTTCAACTCGCAGAGCGCCCGCGTCGTCGTGCTGCTGAAGGAGCAGCATGACAAGCTGTGGGATTTGACGACCGAGACGCTGCGGCAAGTCGTGCCGGCCGAGAACTTCGGTCCGACCGAAGAGAAGATGCGCTCCTTCCGCAACGGTTACGGAACCGTTCTCTATTTCGAGGATCAAACGGTTATCGAAGGACTGCAAGAGAAATTCGCCTTGTATAAAGACAATTTCCCGGTCTGGTCGGAGCAATCGTCGGGCATGCTGCAATTGGTCGTGTGGACCGCTCTGGAAGCGGAAGGCTACGGCGCGACGCTGCAGCACTACAATCCGCTGATCGACGATGCGGTACGCAAGGAATGGAACCTTCCAAGCACCTGGAAATTGATCGCGCAAATGCCGTTCGGCAAGCCGACGGCCGAACCGGGCGAGAAGCAGTTCCAACCGCTGGAAGAGCGCATGAAAGTGTTCAAATAA
- a CDS encoding ABC transporter permease/substrate-binding protein: MSILFDLLRERQDQLLSALLTHVQISFVALFIACMIAVPLGIQISRHPQMAEGLIGLSAVLQTIPSLALLGLLIPLLGIGTLPAITALVAYALLPILRNTYTGIKEVDPALTEAAQAMGMSNLQRLLKVELPLALLVIMAGIRTAMVLIVGTATLAALIGAGGLGDLILLGIDRNDALLIVLGAVPAALLALFFDVLLRKLERLPFHRLLTAFGILGAAVFLLIVLPLAARDQPKEIVIAGKLGAEPEILIHMYQLLIEQNTDLKVELKPGFGKTSFVFQALKSGSVDIYPEFTGTAISEFLRETADSTDAAQVYEQARSGLKEQFDMELLEPMQYNNTYTLAVPAAVAEKYHLKTISDLEGVQQRMKAGFTLEFADREDGYRGIQERYGIAFPQMKTMEPKLRYTAIESGDINLMDAYSTDSEIRQHHLVVLEDDKHLFPPYQGAPLMRSDTAKRYPELAEALNRLGGRITDDEMREMNYEVNAKGRSPHDVAKRFLTEAGLL, encoded by the coding sequence ATGAGTATCCTATTCGACTTGTTGAGAGAACGGCAAGACCAACTATTGAGCGCTCTGCTCACGCATGTTCAGATTTCGTTCGTCGCCCTTTTCATTGCCTGCATGATCGCGGTGCCGCTCGGCATCCAAATTTCGCGCCATCCCCAAATGGCGGAAGGACTGATTGGCCTCTCCGCAGTGCTGCAGACGATTCCGTCGCTGGCCCTCCTCGGCTTGCTCATTCCGCTCCTCGGCATCGGGACGCTCCCCGCGATTACCGCATTGGTGGCCTATGCGCTGCTTCCCATCCTGCGGAATACTTACACTGGCATTAAGGAAGTCGACCCTGCCCTCACGGAAGCGGCCCAAGCGATGGGGATGAGCAATCTGCAGCGCTTGCTCAAGGTCGAGCTGCCGCTGGCGCTCCTGGTCATTATGGCCGGCATTCGTACCGCGATGGTGCTAATTGTCGGTACGGCCACGTTGGCGGCTCTGATCGGGGCGGGAGGACTTGGGGACCTCATATTGCTTGGCATCGATCGCAACGATGCGCTGCTTATTGTGCTGGGAGCCGTTCCGGCCGCGCTGCTGGCCTTGTTCTTTGATGTCCTGCTGCGCAAGCTCGAACGCCTGCCCTTCCACCGGCTGCTGACTGCGTTCGGTATCCTGGGAGCCGCAGTGTTCCTCCTGATTGTCCTTCCCTTGGCCGCGCGGGATCAGCCGAAGGAGATCGTCATCGCCGGCAAGCTCGGCGCGGAGCCGGAGATTCTTATTCACATGTACCAGTTGCTTATCGAACAGAATACCGATCTGAAGGTCGAGCTTAAACCTGGCTTCGGGAAAACCTCATTTGTCTTCCAGGCGTTGAAATCGGGAAGCGTCGATATTTATCCGGAATTCACGGGAACGGCCATTTCCGAATTTCTGAGAGAGACGGCGGACAGCACTGATGCCGCGCAAGTCTACGAGCAGGCAAGGAGCGGGCTGAAGGAGCAATTCGATATGGAACTGCTCGAACCGATGCAGTACAACAATACCTATACGCTGGCGGTCCCTGCGGCAGTGGCGGAGAAATATCATTTGAAGACGATAAGCGATCTGGAGGGCGTACAGCAGAGGATGAAGGCCGGCTTCACGCTGGAATTCGCCGATCGGGAGGACGGCTACCGCGGGATTCAGGAGCGGTACGGCATTGCGTTCCCGCAGATGAAGACGATGGAGCCGAAGCTTCGTTATACAGCCATCGAATCAGGGGATATTAATCTGATGGATGCGTATTCTACAGATAGCGAGATTAGACAACATCATCTGGTCGTGCTGGAGGATGACAAGCATCTGTTCCCGCCTTATCAGGGCGCGCCGCTTATGCGCAGCGATACGGCGAAGCGGTATCCGGAGCTGGCAGAAGCATTGAACCGGCTGGGAGGCCGCATTACGGATGACGAGATGCGGGAGATGAATTACGAGGTGAACGCAAAGGGCAGAAGCCCCCATGATGTCGCGAAGCGATTTCTGACGGAGGCGGGCCTGCTGTAA
- a CDS encoding TetR/AcrR family transcriptional regulator: MSPRTKEQNERMRAARMKLIRQAAYEVYLDRGIHCTEMNEIAIRAGVARASIYYYYQDKWELFRLLFLDFIEHTRQWAGRMLDTGETPAARLQRHARFYMLRAAEDPSFLLLSRRIDEDLPAVFGEHAGEQRGLLRLRPTLIRTFREGMTAGQLRRSDPSLAADLYWGASSAQWPACLGGRQPGRNWKPGWMKR, translated from the coding sequence ATGTCGCCGCGAACCAAGGAACAGAACGAGCGAATGCGCGCCGCACGGATGAAGCTGATTCGCCAGGCCGCATATGAGGTCTATCTTGACCGAGGAATCCACTGCACCGAGATGAATGAGATCGCGATTCGGGCCGGCGTCGCCCGAGCTTCTATTTACTATTATTATCAGGATAAATGGGAGCTGTTCCGGCTTCTTTTTCTCGACTTCATCGAGCATACCCGGCAATGGGCCGGGCGGATGCTGGATACTGGGGAAACGCCGGCCGCGCGTCTTCAGCGGCATGCCCGTTTTTATATGCTGCGAGCGGCGGAAGATCCGTCCTTCCTCCTGCTCTCCCGCCGCATCGATGAAGATCTGCCAGCCGTCTTCGGCGAGCATGCCGGGGAGCAGCGGGGTCTTCTCCGGCTTCGCCCCACTCTTATCCGAACGTTCCGCGAGGGCATGACAGCCGGGCAACTGCGGCGGTCCGACCCGTCCCTTGCCGCCGATCTGTACTGGGGGGCCTCTTCGGCGCAATGGCCAGCCTGTCTGGGCGGCAGGCAACCGGGGAGGAACTGGAAGCCCGGGTGGATGAAGCGGTAG
- a CDS encoding elongation factor G, protein MKTINIGIVAHVDAGKTSLTERLLYETKVIRELGGVDAGNTQTDSLELERRRGITIKASVVSFIVNEVKINLIDTPGHADFIAEVERAFGVLDGAVLVLSAVEGIQAQTKLLMAVLEKLKLPVILFVNKIDRNGAQPEAVFEAIRQRLSRSAIPLYGTVQAGTKQADIVKKQCGKENPEYDAQCIELAAEHDEQLLVSYVYGEEISGSRIEETLTRLIRKAQVYPILAGSAMTGIGINELLEAIARFIPAPQACEDAPLCGVVFKIERASSGEKIAYIRVFSGSFDVRQMVQVNRKQADGQIEAASYKVKRIQLFDRGRTADAASAGAGEFCKVWGLRDVRIGDVIGTWTERIREIHVAAPQMESRIEAVPKSRDHALYQALMKMAEEDPLIHIWRDEHHRETYIRLFGEVQKEVIESTLKEAYQMDVRFAETRIVCIEKPRGTGAAVEFMGAEGNPFYATVGFRIDPGEPGSGVTYRLEVELGALPLAFHAAIEDTVYATLHQGLYGWEVTDIAVTLSHTGYASPVTVAGDFRKLVPLVLMEALSRAGTDVYEPIHEYELTVPTGSVSSAMHRLAGLRAVMKEPVMSADTCLLTGTIPVRTTEAFKRSLHAITEGEGVFIARPCGYIRMEAGYPVRKRSDYNPLNRKDYLLHVLRAY, encoded by the coding sequence ATGAAGACAATCAATATCGGAATCGTCGCCCATGTCGACGCAGGCAAGACGAGCCTGACTGAACGATTATTATATGAGACGAAGGTCATCCGGGAGCTGGGCGGGGTCGATGCGGGCAACACCCAGACGGACTCCCTGGAGTTGGAGAGAAGAAGAGGGATTACGATCAAGGCGTCGGTCGTGTCTTTCATCGTCAACGAGGTTAAGATCAATCTGATCGATACCCCCGGCCATGCCGACTTCATCGCCGAGGTGGAGCGGGCGTTCGGCGTGTTGGACGGAGCCGTTCTCGTCCTGTCGGCGGTAGAGGGCATTCAGGCGCAGACGAAGCTGTTGATGGCGGTGCTTGAGAAGCTGAAGCTTCCGGTTATCCTGTTCGTGAACAAAATCGATCGGAACGGGGCGCAGCCTGAGGCGGTCTTCGAGGCGATTCGCCAACGGCTGTCCCGCAGCGCCATTCCGCTGTACGGGACCGTGCAAGCGGGGACGAAGCAGGCCGATATCGTCAAAAAACAGTGCGGCAAGGAGAACCCGGAATACGATGCGCAATGCATCGAGCTGGCGGCCGAACATGATGAACAGCTTCTCGTTTCGTATGTATACGGCGAGGAGATAAGCGGCTCCCGAATCGAGGAGACGCTGACCCGACTTATCCGGAAGGCTCAGGTATACCCGATTCTGGCGGGTTCCGCCATGACCGGGATCGGCATCAATGAGCTGCTGGAAGCCATCGCCCGCTTCATTCCCGCGCCGCAGGCATGCGAAGATGCGCCATTATGCGGAGTCGTGTTCAAGATTGAACGGGCATCCTCCGGGGAGAAAATCGCCTATATCCGCGTATTTAGCGGAAGCTTCGACGTCAGACAGATGGTTCAAGTGAACCGGAAGCAGGCGGACGGACAGATTGAGGCCGCTTCCTATAAGGTCAAGCGGATCCAGCTCTTCGATCGCGGGCGGACGGCCGATGCGGCGAGCGCGGGAGCCGGCGAATTCTGCAAAGTGTGGGGCTTGCGGGACGTTCGCATCGGCGATGTGATCGGAACCTGGACGGAGCGGATTCGAGAGATTCACGTCGCCGCGCCGCAGATGGAATCGCGGATCGAGGCGGTTCCGAAGAGCCGCGATCATGCTCTGTATCAAGCCTTGATGAAGATGGCGGAGGAAGATCCGCTTATCCATATCTGGCGGGATGAGCATCACCGGGAGACCTATATTCGATTGTTCGGCGAAGTGCAAAAAGAAGTGATTGAATCGACGCTCAAGGAAGCTTATCAAATGGATGTCCGCTTCGCGGAGACGCGGATCGTCTGCATCGAGAAGCCGCGGGGGACCGGGGCGGCCGTGGAATTCATGGGGGCGGAAGGGAATCCGTTCTATGCCACGGTCGGCTTCCGGATCGATCCGGGCGAGCCCGGAAGCGGCGTAACCTACCGCTTGGAGGTGGAACTGGGGGCGCTGCCGCTCGCATTCCACGCGGCGATTGAGGATACGGTGTATGCCACGCTGCACCAAGGCTTGTACGGCTGGGAAGTGACGGACATTGCCGTCACCTTGTCCCATACCGGATATGCCAGTCCGGTTACGGTAGCCGGCGATTTCCGGAAGCTGGTGCCATTGGTGCTCATGGAGGCGTTGTCCCGGGCCGGAACGGACGTATATGAGCCCATCCATGAATACGAGCTTACCGTTCCCACCGGCAGCGTAAGCTCCGCTATGCACCGCTTGGCCGGGTTGCGGGCGGTGATGAAGGAGCCGGTCATGTCCGCCGACACCTGCCTGCTGACCGGAACGATCCCGGTCCGGACGACGGAGGCGTTCAAGCGCAGTCTCCATGCGATTACGGAAGGGGAGGGCGTGTTCATCGCCCGGCCGTGCGGATATATCCGGATGGAAGCCGGGTATCCGGTGCGGAAGCGGTCGGATTATAATCCGCTGAACCGCAAAGACTACCTGCTTCACGTGCTTCGCGCATACTAG